In Chlamydiota bacterium, the DNA window CGATGGCGCATTCCAATGGTTGTGCTGGTGGTTGCTTTTTTCGTTTGGAAGCTTTTCCCCATTGATAAAGCGGTTACTTTGGGTCTTGATCTTCAGGGAGGGATGCATGTCGTTTTAGAAGTCGATCTTGATAAAGCGGTTGAATTTGCAACGGATCGGATTGCCAATGATGTTCAAGGTCTCTTGGAAGGGAAGGACATTGCGGTTGATAAAATAGATCGGGAAGGTTTAGATAAGATTATTGTTCAATTCAAAAATTCTGAAAGCTCTTATCAAGCGTCGCAACTCATTAAGAAAAGTACGGAAGAAGTTGAAGTATCACAAGAAGAAGGGTTGGTACTGACTTTAACGCTTAAAGATAAAGCTAAAAATCAAATTACTCATCGAGCCCATACTCAGGCGCTGGAAGTCATTCGAAATCGAGTGGATAAATTTGGAGTGGCTGAGCCCTCCATCCAGCCTCAAGGCAAGGATCGGATTGTTGTTCAGCTTCCGGGAGCCAAAGATCTTGCCAGGGCTGAAAATCTTTTGCGTAAAACCGCTGTTTTAGAGTTTCGCATGGTGAGTGATGATCAAGCCAAGCTTCAAGAGGCCTTGAAAGGAACACCCCCTCCCGGATATGAGGTTCTCAATCAAGTAAAATATTCAGGAGGAAGTGAGTTTAAAATTCCTTTCCTTGTTAAAAAGAAGGCAGAACTCACTGGTGCAAGTCTTGTCGATGCAAAAGTCACCTTTGATCAAATGACTCAACCTCAAGTGTCCTTTACCTTGGATCATTCAGGGGCGAGTATTTTTGCTAAGGTGACCGAGCAGTTTCAGGGACGCAGACTAGGAATCGTTTTAGATAATGAAGTTCAGTCTGCTCCCGTTATTAAATCGATCATTCCTAATGGTCAAGGCGTGATTGAAGGCCAATTTACACCTGAAGAAGCCAGGGATTTGTGTGTTGTGTTAACTTCGGGTGCCCTTCCCGCTCCGGTAAAAATTATTATGGATGCTCGTGTCGGCCCTTCATTGGGGGCAGATTCTGTCAAAAAAGGGTTTATTGCAAATATTGCAGGACTCGCCCTTGTTCTCGTTTTTATGGTGGGATATTACTTTTTTTCTGGTTTTGTGGCTGTGATTGCTTTAATTCTAAATTTGGTGATGATTTTAGGAGCCATGGCGTTCTTTAAGGCAACCCTTTCTATGCCGGGTATTGCAGGTATGATTTTAACCATTGGTATGGCTGTTGATGCAAACGTTCTGATTTTTGAAAGAATACGTGAAGAAGTTGAGAGTGGTAAGAAAATACGAGCTGCGATTGCGGCTGGATATCATAAGGCTTTTTCCGCAATTTTGGATTCAAATTTGACGACCATCATTACAGCCGTTATTCTCTATAAATTTGGGACAGGACCTGTTAAAGGTTTTGCAGTTACGCTGACTATCGGTCTTTTGATCAGCATGTTTACGGCTATTGTGGTCACCCGTGTGATTTTTGATTTGGTCTCTCTCAATAAAAATTTTTCCTCTTTAAAAATGCTCAAATTATTTAGTCGCCCCAATATTGATTGGGTGGGGAAAAGGTTCTATGCCTATGTATTATCTTTAGCCATTATCCTTGGCGGGTGTGTGATGATGGGAATCAGGGGACATAGCATGCTAGGAAATGATTTTACAGGTGGAGATTTGATCCAACTTAAGTTTAGTCAGAATGTTGCGCTTGAAACCGTTCGGGAAAAATTATCCAAGCTTGGACTTGGAGATGCAACATTACAGCGCTTTGGAGGAGAAAATGAAATTTTAATCAAAACCAAATTTGAAGAGGGAAAGAAGATTCGAGATTTTCTTGGTCTGGAATTAAAAGGAGTTGAGGTTGAGGAAAGGCGCAGGGAAGAGGTGGGCCCTTCTATTGGAAAAGAAATCAAGATTAATGCCGTTTGGGCCTTGATTTTGTCTTTGATTGGAATCTTGATTTATGTCACTTATCGTTTTGAATTTGAATATGCCCTGGGTGCGATTATTGCCCTCATTCATGATGCCCTCGTTCCGCTTGCTTTTATCGCCTTTACAGGGCGAGAGCTTTCTGTAACCGTGGTTGCTGCTATTTTGACCATTATTGGTTATTCCGTAAACGACACGATCGTGATCTGTGACCGGATTCGTGAAAACAAAAGAATTCTTAAGAAAATCAGTCTGCCAGATCTTTTAAACTTGAGTCTTAATCAAACCCTTTCTAGAACCTGTTTGACTTCGTTGACCGTCCTCTTGGTGGTTCTTGCCCTTTTCTTTTTCGGGGGCGAGGTCATTAATGATTTTGCCTTTTGCATGCTTGTGGGAACGATCTCGGGAAGTTATTCCACCTTGTTTATCGCTGTTCCTGTTATTCTTGAATGGCAGAAGAAGTTTAGAAAGGCGAATGCTCAGATTTCGTCTGGGAAGGCCCCTTCCCCTCAGAAAGCCAAAAATAAGTGATAGGGATTGATTCTCTCTCTCTTCAGTGCTATCCTGATCCTCCAAAGGTAAAGGAATTTTTATGGATTTTGACTCCATTGAAAAAGCAATTCAGAATATTTGCCAAGGTAAGATGGTCGTGATGACCGATGATGAAGATCGAGAGAACGAGGGCGATCTTGTTATTGCGGCGGATTTTATCACACCCGAGGCCATTAATTTCATGGCCAAATTTGCTCGCGGTCTGATTTGTGTTCCGATGACGGGAAAGAGATTGGATGAGCTAGGATTACGACCCATGGTTGATTTATCTCGAGAGGCTCGAGAGACAGATTTTGCCATCTCAGTCGATGCTCATTTGGGAATTACGACTGGGATTTCTGCCCATGATCGAGCAAGAACCATTCAAGTCCTGGCGGGTCTTGCTTCGACTCGATCCGATCTTGTTTCTCCCGGTCATATTTTCCCGCTACGGGCTCGGGAAGGGGGTGTTCTGACACGGGCGGGTCACACCGAAGCGGCGGTCGATTTAGCCAAACTTGCAGGACTTTCCTCATCTGGGGTTATTTGTGAAATTATGAATGATGATGGAACCATGGCCCGCTTTGAGGATTTGGTTCGGTTTAAAAATGAACATCAGCTTACTTTTTGTAATATTGCCCAATTGATCGAATATCGCCGCAGAAATGAAAAATTGATTGAACGAGTGGCTGAGGCGACACTTCCAACCCGCTATGGCGATTTTCGAGTTCTTGTTTATCAATCTTTTATCGATCAAAAGAGTCACATTGCCCTTGTCAGAGGGGATATTGATCTTGATAAACCCTCTTTGGTTCGGGTTCATTCAGAATGCATTACGGGAGATGTTTTTGGTTCGTCCCGCTGCGATTGTGGCGATCAATTGGAACGCTCACTCTTGGCCATTTCCGAAGAAGGTCGTGGCGTTTTAGTGTACATGAGACAAGAGGGGCGAGGGATCGGCCTCATTAATAAGTTAAAGGCCTATCAACTTCAGGAAGGGGGTTTGGATACGGTAGAAGCCAATCAATCGTTGGGTCTTCCAGCTGATTTAAGGGAATATGGAACTGGAGCCCAAATTTTATTTGATCTGGGGGTTCGAAAAATTAAACTGTTAACGAATAATCCGAAGAAGGTTGTTGGCTTAGATGGCTTTGGCCTTGAAATTATAGAGCGGGTTGCGATTCCCCCATTGGTGAATGAACATAATCGAAATTATTTAAAAACCAAGCGAGATAAATTAGGGCATTTGCTTATTTTGGAAAATGAATAGAAAGACAGCTCGAAGCTCGAGGCTCGAAGCTCGAAGTAAAAGCAAAAACGGAAGAAGTATTTGCCTCGAGCCTCCAGCTTCGAGCCTCGAGCTGTCTTTTATAAAAAAGGAATTTTTGCTATGCCTGTCCAACAAGTGAAAGGTGATTTCATCTCGCGGGGTAAAAAATACGCGATTATTGTGAGTCGCTTTAATGAGTTTATTACTTCTAAACTTTTAGAGGGTGCTCTAGATGCCCTCTTGAGGCATGGAGCGAAAGAAAGCGAGGTTCGCGTTTTTTGGACTCCTGGCTCATTTGAAACACCGATGGTCACGGATCGATTGATCAAATCAAAAAAATATGATGCCCTGATTTGCTTGGGGGCCATTATCAGAGGAGCAACCCCTCATTTTGATATTGTATGTGATGCGGCTTCGAAAAATATTTCTGGGCTTTCCCTGACGTCAGGGATTCCGGTTATTTTTGGAATCATTACGGCAGAAAATTTGGAACAGGCCATTGAAAGGGCTGGAGGTAAATTAGGGAATCGGGGTTGGGATGCAGCCCTGGCGGCCATTGAGATGGCCAATCTCTATGATCAGTGTTAGTGAGTTCTAGGGGGATGAGCGAGTGTTCATCATCCAAGTTTATATCAAAAATCAAAATGCAAATATCAAAATGACATATTAAAATCCAAAATTTCTAGTGCTATTGCAGGGGAGATATTTTACATTGTCATTTTGGTTTTTGATGTTTGATTTTTGGATTTTCGTCATTGTTCTTTCTCAATGTGAGGTATTGTTTTGGGTACTCGGCGTACGGCCAGGGAACAAGCTCTTCAAATTCTCTTTCAACTTGAATTAAATCCCCAAGTGCTCGAAGAGGCTTTTGATTCATTTTGGGTGGAACAGCGTGCCTCTAAAGATACTCAGGCCTTTGCACGATTCCTTGCTCAAGGGACCTTTGAAAAAAAACAAGAAATCGATGAAATGATTAGGCTTGCGGTGACAAACTGGGATATGGATCGTTTGAGTGTTATCGACCGGAATATTCTTCGCGTAGGTGTTTTCGAAATGATTTTTCTTCCTCAAGGTGTGTCTGATTTTTCACCCATCCCTCATGCTGTAACGATCAATGAATGGGTTGAAATAGCAAAGAAATACAGTGCTCCTGAATCTGGTAAATTTGTGAATGGTGTTTTAGATGAAGTTCGAAAAAGATTCTTGCTAAGGAGCCGACCTCAATGAATACAGATAAAGCCATAGATCTTCATTTGCATACCTTGGCTTCTGATGGGACTTCGACGGCGACTGAGGTTGTAGAGAGGGCAAGGCATTTTCGGATTGATGCGATTGCCATGACCGATCATGATTCCGTAGAATCAATAGATGAAGCAAGGTGGATGGGAGAGAAGTTGGGGATTGAAATTATTTCGGGGATTGAGCTCAGTGCCTATCATGGAGAAAGTGAGCTTCATATTCTGGGATATTTTTTTGATGATAAAGATTTGGAATTTTGCAAAGCGTTAAAAAAATTTTGTGAGGAACGGGAAAAAAGAATTCACCAAATTGTTGAAAAGCTCACGAAAGCGGGAGTCCGTATCACCCTTGAGGATGTTACAAAACTTTCAGGTGAAGGGGCGCCTGGAAGGCTTCATGTGGCTCGGGCGCTTGTAGAAAAGAGGATTGTCACCGATACTCGGGAAGCCTTTAGGCGGTTTTTGTCCTATGGAAAGCCTGCCTATGTTGAGAAAGAAAAAATTTCTACTCAGGAAGCGATTCAAATGCTTAAGGTCATTGGTGGGGTGCCTGTTTTAGCCCATCCTGGGCTTCTTCATCGGGATGATCTCATCCCTCAACTGGTTCGTGAAGGCTTAATGGGGCTTGAGGTTTATCACACTGAACATTCACAAAATGCAATTGAGCATTATAAAGAACTCACTCAGGTTCATCGGCTCGTGATGACAGGGGGCTCAGATTGCCATGGAGAGGCCAAGGGAAAATTTTTGATTGGGAAAAATAGGATTCCATACCATTTGTTAGAACCCTTAAGAAAAGCGCATGAATCAATCATGAAAATTCAAACATCAAAATGACATATTAAAATTTAAAATGTCTCCCTTGCAATAACACTAGAAATTTTGAATTTTAATGTGTCATTTTGATGTTTGATGTTTGATTTTTGGATTTTCAGAGTTATTTTCTATGCCAAAAAATCCCAAAATTTCCAGTGATGATTTTTTCATGCGCTTGGCCATTCAGTTGGCTAAAAGAGGAGTGGGAGCGGTCAGTCCTAATCCTCCTGTCGGGGCTCTCGTTGTTAAAAATAATCGACAGATTGCATTGGGATATCACGCAAAATTTGGCGGGCCTCATGCAGAGGTGATGGCCTTAAAAAAGGCAGGGAAA includes these proteins:
- a CDS encoding 6,7-dimethyl-8-ribityllumazine synthase, whose translation is MPVQQVKGDFISRGKKYAIIVSRFNEFITSKLLEGALDALLRHGAKESEVRVFWTPGSFETPMVTDRLIKSKKYDALICLGAIIRGATPHFDIVCDAASKNISGLSLTSGIPVIFGIITAENLEQAIERAGGKLGNRGWDAALAAIEMANLYDQC
- the secD gene encoding protein translocase subunit SecD — protein: MKNLRWRIPMVVLVVAFFVWKLFPIDKAVTLGLDLQGGMHVVLEVDLDKAVEFATDRIANDVQGLLEGKDIAVDKIDREGLDKIIVQFKNSESSYQASQLIKKSTEEVEVSQEEGLVLTLTLKDKAKNQITHRAHTQALEVIRNRVDKFGVAEPSIQPQGKDRIVVQLPGAKDLARAENLLRKTAVLEFRMVSDDQAKLQEALKGTPPPGYEVLNQVKYSGGSEFKIPFLVKKKAELTGASLVDAKVTFDQMTQPQVSFTLDHSGASIFAKVTEQFQGRRLGIVLDNEVQSAPVIKSIIPNGQGVIEGQFTPEEARDLCVVLTSGALPAPVKIIMDARVGPSLGADSVKKGFIANIAGLALVLVFMVGYYFFSGFVAVIALILNLVMILGAMAFFKATLSMPGIAGMILTIGMAVDANVLIFERIREEVESGKKIRAAIAAGYHKAFSAILDSNLTTIITAVILYKFGTGPVKGFAVTLTIGLLISMFTAIVVTRVIFDLVSLNKNFSSLKMLKLFSRPNIDWVGKRFYAYVLSLAIILGGCVMMGIRGHSMLGNDFTGGDLIQLKFSQNVALETVREKLSKLGLGDATLQRFGGENEILIKTKFEEGKKIRDFLGLELKGVEVEERRREEVGPSIGKEIKINAVWALILSLIGILIYVTYRFEFEYALGAIIALIHDALVPLAFIAFTGRELSVTVVAAILTIIGYSVNDTIVICDRIRENKRILKKISLPDLLNLSLNQTLSRTCLTSLTVLLVVLALFFFGGEVINDFAFCMLVGTISGSYSTLFIAVPVILEWQKKFRKANAQISSGKAPSPQKAKNK
- a CDS encoding bifunctional 3,4-dihydroxy-2-butanone-4-phosphate synthase/GTP cyclohydrolase II encodes the protein MDFDSIEKAIQNICQGKMVVMTDDEDRENEGDLVIAADFITPEAINFMAKFARGLICVPMTGKRLDELGLRPMVDLSREARETDFAISVDAHLGITTGISAHDRARTIQVLAGLASTRSDLVSPGHIFPLRAREGGVLTRAGHTEAAVDLAKLAGLSSSGVICEIMNDDGTMARFEDLVRFKNEHQLTFCNIAQLIEYRRRNEKLIERVAEATLPTRYGDFRVLVYQSFIDQKSHIALVRGDIDLDKPSLVRVHSECITGDVFGSSRCDCGDQLERSLLAISEEGRGVLVYMRQEGRGIGLINKLKAYQLQEGGLDTVEANQSLGLPADLREYGTGAQILFDLGVRKIKLLTNNPKKVVGLDGFGLEIIERVAIPPLVNEHNRNYLKTKRDKLGHLLILENE
- the nusB gene encoding transcription antitermination factor NusB is translated as MVLGTRRTAREQALQILFQLELNPQVLEEAFDSFWVEQRASKDTQAFARFLAQGTFEKKQEIDEMIRLAVTNWDMDRLSVIDRNILRVGVFEMIFLPQGVSDFSPIPHAVTINEWVEIAKKYSAPESGKFVNGVLDEVRKRFLLRSRPQ
- a CDS encoding PHP domain-containing protein, encoding MNTDKAIDLHLHTLASDGTSTATEVVERARHFRIDAIAMTDHDSVESIDEARWMGEKLGIEIISGIELSAYHGESELHILGYFFDDKDLEFCKALKKFCEEREKRIHQIVEKLTKAGVRITLEDVTKLSGEGAPGRLHVARALVEKRIVTDTREAFRRFLSYGKPAYVEKEKISTQEAIQMLKVIGGVPVLAHPGLLHRDDLIPQLVREGLMGLEVYHTEHSQNAIEHYKELTQVHRLVMTGGSDCHGEAKGKFLIGKNRIPYHLLEPLRKAHESIMKIQTSK